The Salvia miltiorrhiza cultivar Shanhuang (shh) chromosome 1, IMPLAD_Smil_shh, whole genome shotgun sequence genome has a window encoding:
- the LOC131006129 gene encoding putative late blight resistance protein homolog R1A-10: protein MTAYGAVISLGNKIDYILHSSHFSLIEPSPHILQLAYEELNPLQEILERLDKTRTSKSRKKVNALDGIIKDLIREFEDLLESLLYQQIHSRIRADQVYEEMKKRVLHNINGGERFSIDLHCLEDDARSFIERVKNMEKEYIYEVDNMPEDDDEEESISSTIGTKSKLIGLSDQFQQLKGRLIKSFIMRDYLFILVGTAGVGKTALAKAVFEDHDISRLFEHRAWVRVGRKSQFDDVSRGILAQMFGITQGDRELGAYMKERLVRKKCLIVLDDVWETQILDSLFISLLDIDYENIYILVTTRDINSASPSFPIICMLVRFLNEEESKELLCEKVFGEKDCPFPLDKAATKIAKNCEGLPLTIVTVADIISKAQNTDPKYWDDVAEMRNSVFTDAYNQITKVLFPSYDYLPQYFKVLFLYMGVFPPDYDIPISKFMNMLATEGWYHNINKEDSLKDSVQRCLNQLCTRKNLVLCNERISFLYKTCRLHSSWRHVCRGEARKNKFYHVIKKLVEVLEDGVKGQRCLCLENNLLFSIKEFCNSVRLNCASSARSLLFFGPYHQYPIPIGDDFKLLGKLDALNLRLYTFPTEILTLVLLKYLALTCNGELPTTISKLFNLRVLIIHPHNNIRICGAPSYVPIEIWEMQELEHIEILGKSLVAPCRSDSLEKLSTLLGVNASICTTLEHSWKFPCIRKLGVLIELTPYDDHNDLSSCFGCISTLESLETLKCSITNPVAKYDYVFPSSLIIFPPGLKKLHLSGMCFPWEYMDVIGSLPCLEVLKLRAYAFRGSKWEVQEGCFLRLEFLLIEDSDLVQWKLRDGSFPVLEYLSLKHCYKLKEIHSPSKVWSGVIELECCNPVVVTWAKQLRRNAETFIDVTASSSFDEKPITIKFRRNWYDS from the exons GATAAGGGAATTCGAAGACTTATTAGAATCCCTTCTCTATCAACAGATTCATTCACGAATTCGTGCAGACCAAGTGTATGAAGAAATGAAAAAGAGAGTACTGCACAACATCAATGGAGGTGAGAGATTCTCCATTGATCTGCACTGCCTAGAAGATGATGCTCGTTCCTTCATCGAGAGGGTCAAGAATATGGAGAAGGAATACATTTATGAAGTAGACAATATGCCTGAAGATGACGATGAGGAAGAATCTATTTCCTCAACAATTGGGACCAAGTCGAAGTTGATTGGATTGTCGGATCAGTTCCAACAACTCAAAGGGAGACTTATTAAAAGTTTTATCATGAgggattatttatttatacttgTTGGAACTGCAGGGGTGGGGAAGACTGCTCTTGCTAAGGCAGTTTTTGAAGATCATGATATCTCGAGGCTTTTTGAACATCGCGCATGGGTCAGGGTAGGCAGAAAATCTCAATTCGATGATGTTTCACGAGGCATTCTTGCTCAAATGTTTGGAATCACACAAGGAGATCGCGAGTTAGGCGCCTACATGAAAGAAAGATTGGTGAGAAAGAAATGCCTTATTGTGCTCGATGATGTGTGGGAGACACAGATATTGGATTCCTTGTTCATTTCCTTACTGGACATtgattatgaaaatatttatatctTGGTTACTACTCGAGACATAAACTCAGCCTCCCCAAGCTTTCCTATTATATGTATGTTGGTGCGGTTTTTGAACGAAGAAGAAAGTAAGGAGCTACTATGTGAGAAGGTGTTTGGTGAAAAGGATTGCCCTTTTCCACTTGACAAAGCCGCTACCAAAATAGCCAAGAACTGTGAAGGTCTTCCTCTCACGATAGTCACAGTGGCTGACATCATATCGAAAGCCCAGAATACAGACCCAAAATACTGGGACGATGTTGCAGAAATGCGAAATTCAGTCTTCACTGATGCATATAATCAAATTACAAAGGTACTTTTCCCAAGTTACGATTACTTACCTCAATATTTTAAAGtactttttctgtatatgggAGTGTTCCCTCCAGATTATGACATCCCAATATCCAAGTTCATGAATATGTTGGCTACTGAGGGTTGGTATCATAACATAAACAAAGAAGATTCTTTGAAAGATTCTGTCCAGCGATGCTTGAACCAGCTTTGCACGCGTAAGAATCTTGTTTTATGCAATGAAAGGATCAGTTTTTTGTATAAAACTTGTCGGCTTCATTCTTCGTGGAGGCACGTGTGCAGAGGTGAGGCTCGGAAGAACAAGTTTTATCATGTCATAAAAAAGCTTGTTGAAGTCTTAGAAGATGGTGTAAAAGGTCAGCGTTGCTTGTGTCTTGAAAATAACCTTTTATTTAGCATCAAAGAATTTTGCAACTCGGTGAGATTGAACTGCGCATCCTCTGCACGTTCTCTCCTTTTTTTTGGTCCATACCACCAATATCCAATCCCAATAGGTGACGATTTCAAGTTGCTTGGGAAACTAGATGCTCTTAATCTACGTTTGTACACTTTCCCAACAGAAATTCTGACACTAGTCCTACTAAAGTACCTTGCTCTAACTTGCAACGGAGAACTCCCTACAACCATATCCAAACTTTTCAATCTTCGAGTCTTGATTATACATCCACATAACAACATTAGAATTTGTGGAGCTCCATCATATGTACCAATAGAAATATGGGAAATGCAAGAGTTGGAGCATATTGAGATATTGGGGAAGAGCCTTGTAGCTCCATGTCGTTCCGATTCTTTAGAAAAACTCTCAACACTTTTAGGTGTGAATGCCAGCATTTGTACTACCTTGGAACACTCTTGGAAATTTCCTTGTATAAGGAAATTAGGAGTTCTGATCGAGCTTACACCTTATGATGACCATAACGACCTCTCGAGTTGTTTTGGTTGTATTTCAACACTTGAAAGTTTGGAGACATTGAAATGTAGTATCACAAACCCTGTGGCTAAGTACGATTATGTGTTTCCTAGTTCGTTGATAATCTTTCCACCTGGATTGAAAAAGTTACATTTGAGTggtatgtgttttccttgggaatACATGGATGTAATTGGCTCTTTGCCATGTCTTGAAGTGCTCAAATTGCGAGCCTATGCCTTTCGGGGTTCAAAGTGGGAAGTGCAAGAGGGATGTTTTTTGAGACTTGAGTTTCTTCTAATTGAAGATAGTGATTTGGTGCAATGGAAGCTAAGAGATGGAAGCTTCCCTGTTCTTGAATACCTAAGCTTGAAACATTGCTACAAACTAAAAGAGATCCACTCGCCGTCTAAAGTTTGGTCCGGAGTGATTGAATTAGAGTGCTGCAATCCTGTAGTTGTGACTTGGGCCAAGCAATTACGACGGAATGCAGAGACTTTCATTGATGTTACTGCCTCTTCATCTTTTGACGAGAAACCCATTACTATCAAGTTTCGAAG GAATTGGTATGATAGCTGA
- the LOC131013095 gene encoding uncharacterized protein LOC131013095 produces the protein MNAVLKGFFVYGYNYRNTCTLSDLKELIYLQKLFICTDSQDFPLEMHVADLEKMRALTKLIIAWRVSGGLREMGKVDKWPNFLRSSESWISGASRSIDDENDEKKWTYVEMVRLKYLGKMEMEWRQLQGLFPRFKYLEKVSCPYLTLFPCDAKGVWINPQ, from the exons ATGAATGCGGTGCTCAAAGGCTTCTTCGTCTACGGATACAACTACAGAAACACCTGTACACTCAGTGATCTGAAAGAATTGATATATCTGCAAAAACTTTTCATTTGCACTGACTCACAAGATTTCCCTCTGGAGATGCATGTCGCGGATCTGGAGAAGATGAGGGCTCTCACCAAGCTAATAATTGCTTGGCGAGTGAGTGGTGGTCTACGAGAAATGGGGAAGGTAGACAAATGGCCAAATTTCCTCCGCAGCTCAGAAAGCTGGATCTCAGGGGCTTCCCGAA GCATAGATGATGAGAACGATGAGAAGAAATGGACGTACGTGGAGATGGTGCGTCTCAAGTATTTAGGCAAAATGGAGATGGAATGGAGGCAGCTTCAAGGATTGTTTCCAAGATTTAAATATTTGGAGAAGGTTAGCTGCCCATACCTCACTTTGTTCCCTTGTGATGCAAAGGGAGTGTGGATCAACCCACAGTAG
- the LOC131013087 gene encoding uncharacterized protein LOC131013087 yields the protein MRYIDRQRKNLQRQKKRKRNASDLNCSLLHELKNVPDCIHCGARRFEYEPPTFCCDNGKVKLVFSEVPPELDELFTAQSEEAINFRRNIRAYNSIFSFTSFGVKLDKELASARRGVYSFRAQGMVYHDLPGLIPQYASPKIFQLYFYDTQSEFENIINIMQNQVLSEAVVQMLMKILEINPYAKFFRRLKDYPSMDNVQLHISKDVNLDQRVYNSPHADQVAAIWVEGNNENIPLERDIVVHAHSGDRHRIKHYYGCYDQLQYPLLFPMGKTGWHQNIRKIDPASLVRNTNYVSTSTSLARTIIAGDIISNEEQDVRVLWDTYFDAMSEDFKRDANTSIRQRVSKTLLSLRVLLQSMGKDINSYDLPTIPSYDGNIENNCSREIQDEMSIQIPEEDQDAELKLNDDQRKAFSMILSSIQKAEGGIFFIDGPGGTGKTFLYRALLAHLRLRKHIALATATSGVAAGIMPGGRTAHSRFKIPINSDEASECSISKQSVAAELLRRAQLIIWDEAPMAKKWAIENVDKLLKDVMGNDKDFGGKVIIFGGDFRQVLPVVPKATVYQTILASLVNSYLWGRIKKITLSINMRSKNDPQFRKFLLSVGNGEEPMDDEGNIKIPDDMVIEYDNEENSLKRLIAAIFPSLARNAYSAEYMTNRAILTPKNEHVDKLNDKLISMFPGEEQIFNSFDEAIDQTNINYDVDFLNSLTPNGLPPHNLVEPSPHILQRAYYQLRPLQDILERLDRTRTSKSRKKVNALDGRIKELIWEFQDLLESLLYQQILGIPSQSRADQVDEEMKERVREFGGLLESLPSLPQILFQSPRLHHTIPTRRRRRIRAQIVFTLIATRRVLPQIVFQRLPPHHTTTRGRRRRRLMVHKEKGRKFNTPRIMNGVEGERIRFSIDLKVLKHHVDSFMERLKDMEKEYIYEVYNMPEDDDVDQSISSRSGTKSKMIGLSDEFQQLRKELMESRCFNDYIALVGTAGVGKTALAKAVFEDPEILSHFEHRVWVRVGRKSQFDDVSRGILAQMCGITQGDHELGAYLEERLEGKKNVLDGFWEGKKCLIVLDDVWERQILDSLTRSFENINDGLIKILVTTRDKNVYCSKHGPTHTILVRFLKEEESKELLCEKVFGEKDCPFHLDKAITKIAKNCEGLPLMIVTVADILSKAQDTDPKYWDDVAEKRNSVFTDAYNEISKVLFPSYDYLPQYLKMPFLYMGVFPPEYNIPLSKIMNMLACEGWFHNINKKESLEDSIFKCLDQLCNYRYLALFNERNIYNSWWEFGNRKFKACWLHSSWRYVCRGEARKNKFYHVLNKLDEDLEDNVKGQHCLCLENNILFSIKDFCISMRLNCASSARSLLFFGPYHQYPIPLGDDFKLLGKLDALNLRLYTFPTEILTLVLLKYLALTCNGELPTTISKLFNLRVLIIHPHSNIRICRAPSYVPIEIWDMQVLEHIEILGKSLVAPCHYTSLEKLSTLIGVNASISTILELSHKVPCIRKLGVQIELTPYDEHDDLLSCFGCVSTLGSLETLKCSIINPVVKYDHAFPSSLMLPRWLKKLHLSGMGFSWEYMDAIGSLHSLEVLKLRAYAFRGSKWKTQLRSFLKLRFLLIEDSDLVQWKPRYGSFPNLVRLSLKHCYKLEEIHWPSHYMLGTIEVVNCNPVALTCAKKLRPDPETSIDVTASFSFDEKPVTIKFERHGYKRWIKRKDGMPCSPIPLSRCIITDNKNAAGFSGVHAADVYEKGSFDATESDFDEEDSVDATESDFDEEGSFDATESDNDVEDEDAQDVPEAVDEADE from the exons ATGAGGTATATAGATCGACAAAGAAAAAATCTACAAAGACAAAAGAAACGTAAACGAAATGCAAGTGATTTGAATT GTTCATTGctacatgaattgaaaaatgtgCCTGATTGCATTCATTGTGGTGCAAGAAGATTTGAATATGAACCTCCTACTTtttgttgtgataatggaaaaGTTAAACTTGTATTTTCTGAAGTTCCTCCGGAGTTGGATGAATTGTTTACAGCCCAGTCAGAAGAAGCTATTAATTTCAGAAGGAATATTCGTGCTTATAATAGTATATTCTCATTTACTTCGTTTGGTGTAAAATTGGACAAAGAATTAGCATCTGCAAGACGGGGAGTTTATTCTTTTCGAGCACAAGGCATGGTTTATCATGATCTTCCTGGATTGATCCCACAATATGCGTCTCCAAAAATTTTTCAGCTATACTTTTATGACACACAAAGTGAGTTTGAGAACATAATTAACATAATGCAAAATCAAGTTTTGTCAGAAGCAGTTGTACAGATGCTCATGAAAATTTTAGAGATCAACCCGTATGCAAAATTCTTTCGAAGATTGAAAGATTATCCTTCAATGGACAATGTTCAACTTCATATTTCTAAAGATGTCAACTTAGATCAACGAGTATATAATTCTCCACATGCAGATCAAGTTGCAGCTATATGGGTTGAgggaaataatgaaaatattccATTGGAGCGGGATATTGTAGTTCATGCTCATTCCGGCGACAGACATAGAATAAAGCATTATTATGGATGTTATGATCAATTGCAatatccacttctttttccaatGGGCAAAACAGGTTGGCATCAAAACATTAGAAAGATTGATCCAGCATCTTTGGTTCGTAACACAAATTATGTTTCTACTTCTACTTCATTAGCAAGAACCATAATTGCAGGCGATATTATCTCCAATGAAGAACAAG ATGTAAGAGTTTTATGGGATACTTACTTTGATGCAATGTCTGAAGATTTTAAAAGGGATGCCAATACTTCAATCCGACAACGTGTTTCTAAGACATTGCTGAGCTTAAGAGTTTTGTTACAGAGCATGGGAAAAGATATAAATTCATATGATCTTCCCACAATTCCTTCTTATGATGGTAATATAGAAAATAATTGTTCCAGAGAGATACAAGATGAGATGTCGATACAAATTCCTGaggaagatcaagatgcagagtTAAAGTTGAATGATGACCAACGGAAAGCATTTTCTATGATTTTGAGTTCCATACAGAAAGCAGAAGGTGGGATTTTTTTCATAGATGGACCCGGTGGAACTGGAAAGACTTTCTTATATCGTGCACTATTAGCTCATCTTAGATTAAGAAAACACATAGCTCTTGCAACTGCTACATCTGGAGTTGCTGCAGGGATCATGCCTGGAGGAAGAACAGCACATTCACGCTTTAAAATTCCTATAAATTCTGATGAAGCAAGTGAATGTTCAATTTCAAAACAAAGTGTAGCTGCCGAGTTATTGCGGAGAGCACAACTGATTATATGGGATGAAGCACCGATGGCAAAAAAATGGGCAATTGAAAATGTAGATAAGTTGTTAAAAGATGTCATGGGGAATGATAAAGATTTTGGTGGAAAAGTCATCATTTTTGGAGGAGATTTCAGACAAGTATTGCCGGTTGTTCCTAAAGCTACAGTCTACCAGACTATATTAGCAAGTTTGGTTAATTCTTATTTATGGGGCAGAATTAAAAAGATCACTTTGTCCATAAATATGAGATCCAAGAATGATCCACAATTCCGCAAATTCTTACTAAGTGTTGGAAATGGTGAAGAACCGATGGATGATGAAGGTAATATCAAAATTCCAGATGATATGGTAATTGAGTATGACAATGAAGAAAATTCTTTGAAAAGACTTATCGCAGCCATTTTTCCGAGTTTAGCAAGGAATGCATATTCGGCGGAGTACATGACGAATCGAGCAATATTAACGCCAAAAAATGAGCATGTGGATAAGCTGAATGATAAGTTGATATCCATGTTTCCTGGAGAAGAACAAATTTTCAACAGTTTTGATGAAGCTATTGACCAGACAAACATAAACTATGACGTCGATTTTTTGAACTCTTTGACTCCAAATGGATTACCTCCACATAA CCTTGTTGAGCCCTCTCCACATATCTTGCAACGCGCCTACTATCAGTTGCGGCCGTTGCAAGATATTTTGGAACGATTGGACAGGACAAGGACAAGCAAGAGCAGGAAGAAGGTGAATGCTTTGGATGGAAGAATCAAAGAGTTGATTTGGGAATTCCAAGACTTATTGGAATCCCTTCTCTACCAACAGATTCTTGGAATTCCTTCACAATCTCGTGCAGACCAAGTTGATGaagaaatgaaagagagagtaagggAATTCGGAGGCTTATTGGAATCTCTTCCCTCACTACCACAGATTCTATTTCAAAGCCCTCGTCTACACCACACAATcccaacaagaagaagaaggagaatacGGGCACAAATTGTATTCACTCTCATAGCAACAAGAAGAGTACTACCACAGATTGTATTTCAAAGACTTCCTCCACACCACACAACCacaagaggaagaagaagaagaagactgATGGTGCATAAAGAGAAAGGAAGAAAATTCAACACGCCAAGAATCATGAATGGTGTTGAGGGTGAGAGAATCAGATTCTCCATTGATCTGAAAGTCCTGAAACATCATGTTGATTCCTTCATGGAGAGGCTCAAGGATATGGAGAAGGAATACATTTATGAAGTGTACAATATGCCTGAAGACGACGACGTGGACCAATCCATTTCCTCAAGAAGTGGGACCAAGTCCAAGATGATTGGATTATCGGATGAATTCCAACAACTCAGAAAGGAACTTATGGAAAGCCGTTGCTTTAACGATTATATCGCACTTGTTGGGACTGCAGGCGTTGGGAAGACTGCTCTTGCTAAGGCAGTTTTTGAAGATCCAGAAATCTTGAGCCATTTTGAGCATCGCGTGTGGGTCAGAGTAGGCAGAAAATCTCAATTCGATGATGTGTCACGAGGCATTCTAGCTCAAATGTGTGGTATCACACAAGGAGATCACGAATTAGGTGCCTACTTGGAAGAAAGATTGGAGGGAAAGAAAAACGTCCTTGATGGTTTCTGGGAGGGAAAGAAATGCCTCATTGTGCTCGATGATGTGTGGGAGAGACAGATATTGGATTCCTTGACAAGATCCTTTGAGAACATCAATGATGGATTAATTAAAATCTTGGTTACTACTCGAGACAAAAACGTATATTGCTCAAAGCATGGTCCTACTCATACAATATTGGTGCGGTTTTTGAAGGAAGAAGAAAGTAAGGAGCTATTATGCGAGAAGGTGTTTGGTGAAAAGGATTGCCCTTTTCACCTTGACAAAGCTATCACCAAAATTGCAAAGAACTGTGAAGGTCTTCCTCTTATGATAGTCACAGTGGCTGACATCTTATCAAAAGCCCAGGATACAGACCCCAAATACTGGGATGATGTAGCAGAAAAGCGAAATTCGGTCTTCACCGATGCATATAATGAGATATCAAAGGTACTTTTCCCAAGTTACGATTACTTACCTCAATATCTTAAAATGCCTTTTCTATATATGGGAGTCTTCCCTCCGGAATATAACATCCCCCTTTCCAAGATAATGAATATGTTGGCTTGTGAGGGTTGGTTTCATAACATAAACAAAAAGGAGTCTTTGGAGGATTCTATCTTCAAATGTTTGGACCAGCTTTGCAATTATAGGTATCTTGCTTTATTCAACGAAAGGAACATCTATAATTCTTGGTGGGAGTTTGGTAACCGCAAGTTTAAAGCTTGTTGGCTTCATTCTTCGTGGCGGTACGTGTGTAGAGGAGAGGCTCGGAAGAACAAGTTTTATCACGTCTTAAATAAACTTGATGAAGACTTAGAAGATAATGTAAAAGGTCAGCATTGCTTGTGTCTGGAAAATAACATTTTATTTAGCATCAAAGACTTTTGCATTTCCATGAGATTGAACTGTGCATCCTCTGCAcgttctcttcttttttttggtcCGTACCACCAATATCCAATCCCATTGGGTGACGATTTCAAGTTGCTTGGCAAACTAGACGCTCTTAATCTACGTTTGTACACTTTCCCAACAGAAATTCTTACACTAGTCCTGCTAAAGTACCTTGCTCTAACTTGCAATGGAGAACTCCCGACAACCATATCCAAACTTTTCAACCTCCGAGTCTTGATCATCCATCCGCATAGCAACATTAGAATTTGTAGAGCTCCATCGTATGTACCAATAGAAATATGGGATATGCAAGTGTTGGAGCATATTGAGATATTGGGGAAGAGCCTTGTAGCTCCATGTCATTATACTTCTTTGGAAAAACTCTCAACACTTATAGGTGTGAATGCCAGCATTTCTACTATCTTGGAACTCTCCCACAAAGTTCCTTGTATAAGGAAATTAGGAGTTCAAATCGAGCTAACCCCTTACGACGAGCATGATGACCTCTTAAGTTGCTTTGGTTGTGTTTCAACACTTGGAAGTTTGGAGACATTGAAATGTAGCATCATAAATCCTGTGGTTAAGTACGATCATGCGTTTCCTAGTTCATTGATGTTGCCACGTTGGTTGAAAAAATTACATTTGAGTGGCATGGGTTTTTCTTGGGAATACATGGATGCGATTGGTTCTTTGCATTCTCTTGAAGTGCTCAAATTGCGAGCCTATGCCTTTCGGGGTTCAAAGTGGAAAACACAACTGAGAAGTTTCTTGAAACTTAGGTTTCTTCTTATTGAAGACAGTGATTTGGTGCAATGGAAACCAAGATATGGAAGCTTCCCTAATCTTGTTCGCCTAAGCTTGAAACATTGCTACAAACTAGAAGAGATCCACTGGCCGTCTCATTATATGCTCGGAACCATTGAAGTAGTGAACTGCAATCCTGTAGCTTTGACTTGTGCTAAGAAACTACGACCGGATCCAGAGACTTCCATTGATGTCACTGCCTCGTTTTCTTTTGACGAGAAACCCGTTACTATCAAGTTTGAAAG GCATGGGTATAAAAGATGGATCAAACGGAAAGACGGGATGCCATGTTCTCCAATCCCACTCAGTCGTTGTATTATTACAGACAACAAAA ATGCTGCTGGATTCTCAGGTGTTCATGCCGCTGATGTTTATGAAAAAGGCTCCTTTGATGCTACCGAGTCCGACTTTGATGAAGAAGACTCCGTTGATGCTACCGAGTCCGACTTTGATGAAGAAGGCTCCTTTGATGCTACCGAGTCCGACAACGATGTCGAGGATGAGGATGCTCAAGATGTGCCGGAGGCTGTTGATGAGGCTGATGAGTGA